One segment of Solanum stenotomum isolate F172 chromosome 1, ASM1918654v1, whole genome shotgun sequence DNA contains the following:
- the LOC125850708 gene encoding uncharacterized protein LOC125850708 yields MMRLTEIAKSKPLTSSMETLGHQFIQKCFVSRTAKGKGKLKAGQPLKRSKVTTRKGAEVAKKEPPRRKSEFDEMVEDCLSSTAPVRSLKPKEKAREAERERMGLISKAKDEEMKKMNKMKKEFANPWPIGPPGLDLISLGLVDVEKLPKYELTVEDGRRLAKENSRVLMRKHRQRQAAETTLLRLKKEAIEALPENLKAAALVPDMTPFPVNRFMATLTPPIEGYLEKVMEAAKKSSAKEKLR; encoded by the coding sequence ATGATGCGATTAACAGAAATCGCAAAATCCAAGcccttgacctcatcaatggaAACCCTAGGACACCAATTCATACAGAAATGCTTCGTCAGTCGAACAGCAAAGGGAAAAGGTAAACTGAAAGCAGGGCAGCCATTGAAAAGATCAAAAGTTACTACGAGGAAAGGCGCAGAAGTTGCAAAAAAAGAACCACCTAGGAGGAAAAGCGAATTTGACGAAATGGTTGAAGATTGTTTGTCTTCTACAGCTCCAGTCAGATCATTGAAGCCCAAAGAAAAAGCCCGAGAAGCTGAAAGGGAGAGAATGGGTTTAATTAGCAAAGCCAAAGATGAAGAGATGAAAAAGATGAACAAGATGAAGAAGGAGTTTGCGAATCCATGGCCAATTGGTCCACCGGGTTTGGATTTGATTTCACTTGGGCTTGTTGATGTAGAGAAGCTTCCTAAGTATGAATTGACAGTTGAAGATGGAAGGAGGCTGGCGAAGGAGAACAGTAGGGTTCTAATGCGCAAGCATAGGCAGAGGCAGGCTGCTGAAACTACATTGTTGAGGTTGAAGAAAGAGGCGATTGAGGCATTACCGGAGAATTTGAAAGCTGCTGCATTGGTTCCTGATATGACACCATTTCCTGTGAATCGATTTATGGCTACTTTGACGCCACCTATTGAAGGTTATCTTGAGAAGGTTATGGAGGCAGCTAAGAAGAGTTCTGCAAAGGAGAAGCTTAGATGA
- the LOC125850726 gene encoding protein CURVATURE THYLAKOID 1A, chloroplastic: protein MAAASTSMAATAVFASRFPLSSTTKAAPARCSALPYLPPRLSATAFPSSLKFAVPKRSSLLQVKASSSEESGAVDTSELLTDLKEKWDALDNKSTVIVYGGGAIVAVWLSSVVVGAINSVPLLPKIMELVGLGYTGWFVYRYLLFKSSRKELAEDIEQLKKKIAGTE, encoded by the exons ATGGCAGCAGCTTCTACTTCAATGGCGGCTACTGCCGTCTTTGCCTCTCGTTTCCCACTTTCCTCCACCACCAAAGCCGCCCCAGCTCGCTGCTCTGCCTTGCCTTACCTTCCACCCCGCCTTTCTGCTACTGCCTTCCCATCTTCTCTCAAATTTGCTG TGCCCAAGAGGTCTTCGCTACTCCAGGTCAAAGCCTCTTCATCAGAAGAATCTGGAGCTGTTGATACTAGTGAATTGTTGACTGATCTAAAAGAAAAG TGGGATGCTCTTGACAACAAGTCTACAGTTATAGTTTATGGAGGTGGGGCAATTGTTGCAGTTTGGCTGTCTTCAGTTGTTGTTGGTGCTATCAACTCAGTTCCTTTG CTCCCAAAAATCATGGAGTTGGTAGGTCTTGGATATACTGGGTGGTTTGTCTACCGCTACCTTCTCTTCAAG TCGAGTAGAAAAGAATTGGCTGAAGATATCGAgcagttgaagaagaagattgcaGGAACTGAGTAA